From a region of the Helicobacter hepaticus ATCC 51449 genome:
- the proB gene encoding glutamate 5-kinase, giving the protein MQKPRIVLKIGSSNLCNGKIIDKTQIKALAQIISELKMRFDVILVSSGAVASGHTTLHIDRNTLQNKQALASIGQPLLMESYREALKDYAIPTAQLLLVWRDFDSRKNTTFAKDTIDTLLAHNALPIINENDTIATDEMVFGDNDRLGAYVTYYFGAKLLIILSDIDGYFDKNPHQYDDAQILPIVHSIPSQALEQTHSPHGDFATGGIVTKLIAADFLLQRKCMMFLSHGRKLDVLRDFLLHNKQSSGTLFCPADSQGIKTLI; this is encoded by the coding sequence ATGCAAAAGCCACGAATAGTTCTTAAAATTGGCTCTTCAAACCTTTGTAATGGCAAAATCATTGACAAAACCCAAATTAAAGCATTAGCACAAATTATCAGTGAGCTCAAGATGCGTTTTGATGTGATTCTTGTCAGTTCCGGAGCAGTAGCAAGCGGTCATACTACGCTGCACATAGATAGAAATACTTTGCAAAACAAACAAGCCCTAGCAAGTATCGGTCAGCCTTTGCTAATGGAATCTTATCGTGAGGCATTAAAAGATTATGCAATTCCTACTGCACAATTGCTCCTTGTGTGGCGTGATTTCGATTCTCGCAAAAATACAACTTTTGCAAAGGATACGATTGATACACTTCTAGCACACAATGCACTCCCTATTATTAATGAAAATGATACTATTGCCACAGATGAAATGGTTTTTGGCGACAATGATAGGCTTGGTGCTTATGTAACATATTATTTTGGTGCAAAACTCCTTATTATTTTAAGCGATATTGATGGCTATTTTGACAAAAATCCTCATCAATATGATGATGCACAAATCCTCCCTATAGTGCATTCTATTCCTTCTCAAGCATTAGAACAAACTCATAGCCCACACGGAGATTTTGCCACAGGAGGGATTGTTACCAAACTTATAGCAGCAGATTTTTTACTTCAACGCAAATGTATGATGTTTTTAAGCCACGGACGCAAACTTGATGTATTAAGAGATTTTCTTCTACATAATAAACAGAGTTCGGGCACACTTTTTTGCCCTGCAGATTCTCAAGGTATAAAGACGCTTATATGA